A single window of Solanum dulcamara chromosome 5, daSolDulc1.2, whole genome shotgun sequence DNA harbors:
- the LOC129889842 gene encoding GEM-like protein 5 produces the protein MTGTGEENQPKVEESEPQKPSVTSSSSDPQAAEIDQQKWGTHIMGPPAIPTCHPDNQKAALWRAEDQREEFHPQPYVVYSPIDQRSSNNPFESVVNMFNSWGNKAETIARNIWYNLKAGPSVTEAAWGKLNLTAKALTEGGFEPLYKQIFPADPNEQLKKTFACYLSTATGPVAGTLYLSSTKVAFCSDRPLSFKAPSGQEAWSYYKVAIPLGNIGTINPIVMRENPPERYIQIVTIDGHDFWFMGFVNFEKAKHHLLETSSIFRAQLPPVGEVNVPQPASN, from the exons ATGACAGGCACAGGAGAGGAAAATCAACCCAAAGTTGAAGAATCAGAGCCTCAGAAACCCTCtgttacttcttcttcttcagatcCACAAGCAGCAGAAATAGATCAGCAAAAATGGGGCACCCATATTATGGGTCCGCCTGCAATTCCAACTTGTCATCCAGACAATCAGAAAGCTGCCTTATGGAGAGCTGAGGACCAACGAGAAGAGTTTCACCCACAGCCTTACGTTGTTTATTCTCCAATTGATCAGAGGTCTAGCAACAATCCATTTGAATCTGTTGTTAATATGTTCAATTCTTGGGGTAATAAAGCTGAGACCATCGCCCGCAACATCTGGTATAATC TGAAAGCTGGACCATCAGTCACAGAAGCGGCATGGGGAAAACTTAATTTGACAGCCAAGGCGTTGACAGAGGGAGGATTCGAGCCACTTTACAAGCAGATTTTCCCTGCGGATCCTAATGAGCAGTTGAAAAAGACATTTGCTTGTTATCTTTCCACAGCAACTGGTCCTGTTGCTGGAACTCTCTATCTCTCATCTACTAAAGTTGCTTTTTGCAGCGATCGACCATTATCCTTTAAAGCTCCATCTGGTCAGGAGGCCTGGAGCTACTACAAG GTAGCAATACCGTTGGGAAACATTGGCACTATAAACCCAATAGTGATGAGAGAGAATCCACCAGAGAGGTATATTCAGATTGTTACAATCGATGGTCACGATTTCTGGTTCATGGGGTTTGTCAATTTTGAGAAAGCAAAACATCATCTTCTTGAAACCTCGTCAATTTTTAGAGCCCAGCTTCCTCCTGTTGGGGAAGTAAATGTGCCACAACCAGCTAGTAACTAG
- the LOC129889841 gene encoding VAN3-binding protein has protein sequence MEENYLLGWKKNNDSDNWLVSVEEDEEMNVELPSVHQPQTPMEPMDFLSRSWSLSASELSKALVQKQKHYSFERKFSVINESVSPPPQLPETKMLNTQNVRKTGGIGRWFHHKDSNNSSVKKKEKARLENAHMHTVLSVAGLAAALAAAAAAENSNGSSSKMSMALASATELLASHCLEMAESAGADHDRVASVVRSAVDIHSASDLVTLTAAAATALRGEAALKSRLPKEAKRNASISPCDRSMVESQSFAAAFPNEMDEHDSTFAGELLHLTRKGLQRWKRVSVYINKKYQVVIKLKSKHVGGAFSKNNKCVVYEVCDESEPWLFNKEIESLDLYLRVKTAQGLLEFKCKNKSHKQKWVDGIQKLLDKTSLYEDTEGSMTMLKINKSF, from the exons ATGGAGGAAAACTATCTTTTGGGATGGAAGAAGAATAATGATTCAGATAATTGGCTTGTGAGtgttgaagaagatgaagaaatgaATGTAGAATTGCCTTCTGTTCATCAACCACAAACACCAATGGAGCCAATGGACTTTTTGTCAAGATCATGGAGCCTCTCTGCTTCTGAATTATCAAAAGCACTTGTTCAGAAACAGAAACATTATAGTTTTGAAAGGAAATTTAGTGTGATTAATGAATCAGTTTCTCCACCTCCACAACTG CCAGAGACCAAGATGTTGAATACACAAAATGTGCGAAAAACCGGGGGAATTGGAAGGTGGTTCCATCATAAGGATTCTAACAATAGCTCAGtcaagaagaaagaaaaggcGCGCCTAGAAAACGCCCATATGCACACTGTCCTGTCCGTAGCAGGACTAGCTGCAGCATTGGCTGCTGCAGCAGCAGCAGAGAACTCAAACGGTTCGAGTTCAAAGATGAGCATGGCTTTAGCATCAGCTACTGAACTCTTGGCCTCACATTGCCTTGAAATGGCTGAATCAGCCGGGGCGGATCATGATCGTGTAGCCTCAGTTGTTAGATCAGCTGTAGACATACATAGTGCTAGTGATCTTGTCACACTAACAGCTGCAGCTGCCACAG CTTTGAGAGGAGAAGCTGCTCTTAAGTCAAGATTACCTAAAGAGGCAAAGAGGAATGCATCAATAAGTCCATGTGACAGAAGCATGGTTGAATCTCAAAGTTTTGCTGCTGCTTTCCCTAATGAAATGGATGAACATGATTCTACGTTTGCGGGTGAATTGCTGCATCTCACAAGAAAAG GTCTGCAACGATGGAAACGCGTTTCTGTTtatataaacaaaaaatatcAG GTTGTGATCAAGTTGAAGAGTAAACATGTTGGTGGagctttttctaaaaataacaaAT GTGTTGTTTATGAAGTATGTGATGAAAGTGAACCATGGTTATTCAACAAAGAGATTGAAAGCCTAGATTTGTACCTTAGAGTAAAGACAGCTCAGGGTCTTCTAGAGTTCAAGTGCAAGAACAAAAGCCATAAACAAAAATGGGTTGATGGAATTCAGAAGCTTCTTGATAAAACCAGTTTATATGAAGATACTGAGGGCTCAATGACAATGTTGAAAATCAACAAGAGCTTTTAG
- the LOC129888512 gene encoding probable aquaporin TIP-type RB7-18C — MVKIAFGYYNDTVNSSLLKAYLAEFIATLLFVFAGVGSAIANNKVTSDAALDPAGLLAVAVAHAFALFVGVSMAANISGGHLNPAVTFGLAVGGHITILTGFFYWIAQLLGSTVACLLLKFVTNGMAVPTHGVAAGLSGFEGVVMEIVITFALVYTVYATAADPKKGSLGTIAPIAIGFIVGANILAAGPFSGGSMNPARSFGPAVVTGDFSQNWIYWVGPLIGGGLAGLIYGDVFIGSSHDPLPVSEAYA, encoded by the exons ATGGTGAAGATTGCATTTGGTTACTATAATGATACTGTTAATTCATCTTTACTCAAGGCCTACCTTGCTGAGTTCATTGCCACTCTTCTATTTGTTTTTGCTGGTGTTGGATCTGCAATAGCTAACA ATAAGGTGACATCAGATGCAGCACTTGATCCAGCTGGTTTGTTAGCAGTTGCAGTGGCACATGCATTTGCATTGTTTGTTGGAGTTTCAATGGCGGCCAATATTTCTGGTGGCCATTTGAATCCAGCTGTCACCTTTGGATTGGCTGTTGGTGGCCATATAACTATCTTGACTGGTTTCTTCTATTGGATTGCCCAATTGCTTGGCTCCACTGTTGCTTGCCTTCTCCTCAAATTTGTCACTAATGGAATG GCTGTTCCTACTCATGGAGTTGCTGCTGGGCTCAGTGGATTTGAAGGAGTTGTGATGGAAATAGTCATCACTTTTGCACTTGTGTACACAGTTTATGCCACTGCAGCAGACCCCAAAAAGGGGTCACTTGGAACAATTGCACCCATTGCAATTGGGTTCATTGTTGGAGCAAATATATTGGCTGCTGGCCCATTTAGTGGTGGGTCAATGAATCCAGCTAGATCATTTGGGCCTGCTGTAGTTACTGGAGACTTCTCACAGAACTGGATCTATTGGGTTGGGCCTCTAATTGGTGGTGGATTGGCTGGGCTTATTTATGGTGATGTGTTTATTGGATCATCTCATGATCCACTTCCAGTCTCTGAGGCTTATGCTTAG